In Gemmata obscuriglobus, a single genomic region encodes these proteins:
- a CDS encoding cytochrome c, protein MTYSLRLVVGCAALAAGLWTLAGNGTAGTPGLPTDSYKKAAEADLKFLQKRLSELAKSAEPSIRSAKPAVAVTLLIAAYADVLGDKALKDDVLKVGEAINAKKYKDADALAQKLAIKPGGGKAGGDLPKLDAFEKAKDKDVTYLPTTMKLFSNTTVLKLPSGMNIEKDLKDWTAKGSAVKLDPAAVELLAVRSAVLNEYAHDYPNEKARTSPQNLKEWQKFSKDSVDLSKELIAEATKKAPDFKALRTKLTALEATCTNCHGKYRFDD, encoded by the coding sequence GTGACCTACTCGCTCCGCCTCGTCGTCGGCTGCGCCGCGCTGGCCGCCGGCCTGTGGACGCTCGCCGGTAACGGCACCGCCGGCACCCCGGGGCTGCCCACAGACTCGTACAAAAAGGCCGCCGAGGCCGACCTCAAGTTCCTCCAAAAGCGGCTCAGCGAACTGGCGAAGTCCGCGGAGCCGTCGATCCGCTCCGCGAAGCCGGCGGTGGCGGTCACGCTGCTCATCGCGGCCTACGCGGACGTGCTCGGCGACAAGGCGCTGAAGGACGACGTGCTGAAGGTCGGCGAGGCGATCAACGCCAAGAAGTACAAGGACGCCGACGCGCTGGCCCAAAAGCTGGCGATCAAGCCGGGCGGCGGGAAGGCGGGTGGCGACCTGCCGAAGCTCGACGCGTTCGAGAAGGCCAAGGACAAGGACGTGACCTACCTGCCCACCACCATGAAGCTGTTCAGCAACACGACGGTGCTGAAGTTGCCCAGCGGCATGAACATCGAAAAGGACCTGAAGGACTGGACCGCGAAGGGGAGCGCCGTGAAGCTCGACCCCGCCGCGGTGGAACTCCTCGCGGTGCGGTCGGCGGTGCTCAACGAGTACGCGCACGATTACCCGAACGAGAAGGCCCGCACCAGCCCGCAGAACCTGAAGGAGTGGCAGAAGTTCAGCAAGGACTCGGTGGACCTGAGCAAGGAGCTGATCGCCGAGGCCACGAAGAAGGCGCCGGACTTCAAGGCGCTCCGCACGAAGCTCACCGCCCTCGAAGCCACCTGCACCAACTGCCACGGCAAGTACCGGTTCGACGACTGA
- a CDS encoding Uma2 family endonuclease: MTTATIDAPTLPAAPALPRVTVADLLRRLGDIPADRVRFNPVPGLATFEDLVHVNATRDAQICEWVDGTLVEKAMGFHESWLAVIIIGELYAYLKANDIGMASAPDGVMNILPGVGRAPDVAFIPWAKLKDGKPPARENKVPAVVPDLVIEILSASNTPAEMARKRDEYFRAGVKRVWEISPESRSANVFTGPTAVTPVPADGTLDGDAILPGFTLALRDLFDRADRR, translated from the coding sequence ATGACCACTGCGACCATCGACGCACCCACTCTACCAGCAGCTCCTGCGCTGCCGCGTGTCACGGTTGCGGACCTGCTTCGGCGTCTCGGTGACATCCCGGCGGACCGTGTGCGTTTCAATCCGGTACCCGGGCTCGCGACTTTCGAGGATCTGGTCCACGTAAACGCGACGCGCGACGCGCAGATTTGCGAATGGGTCGACGGCACTCTCGTGGAGAAGGCAATGGGATTCCATGAGTCGTGGCTGGCCGTCATCATCATCGGCGAGTTGTACGCTTACCTCAAAGCCAACGACATCGGAATGGCTTCTGCCCCTGACGGTGTCATGAACATCCTCCCCGGCGTCGGCCGCGCGCCGGACGTCGCGTTCATCCCGTGGGCGAAACTGAAGGACGGCAAACCGCCGGCGCGCGAGAATAAGGTGCCCGCGGTCGTACCGGACCTCGTGATCGAGATACTGAGCGCGTCGAACACACCGGCGGAGATGGCCCGCAAGCGCGACGAGTACTTCCGCGCCGGGGTGAAGCGCGTGTGGGAAATCAGCCCCGAATCCCGATCCGCCAATGTGTTCACCGGGCCGACCGCCGTGACCCCCGTTCCGGCCGATGGCACGCTCGACGGTGACGCTATCCTCCCCGGTTTCACGCTCGCGCTCCGCGACCTGTTCGACCGCGCCGACCGTCGATAA
- the dusB gene encoding tRNA dihydrouridine synthase DusB — translation MTNATAELPPPPPFYREPLSVGSVALASRFNLAPLAGYTNLPFRLSVRELGGVGLCTTDLINARAIVDGIQKTMLLLAHDHAERPLFVQIFGSKPHEMAGAAKWLVENRIADGIDINMGCPVRKVVKTGGGSSLMCDTTGATVGLVSQVVEAVRPVPVSVKMRLGWDDDNLSAPYFAREFEKAGVAALTIHGRTREQGFAGGVNHEGIRRVVEAVEKIPVFGNGDVRSVQDAARMITETGCHGIAIGRGALANPWVFRQFDAWVRTGDPGPRATYAERLAFMRLHLKRLVDWRGSERNGCVHFRKVATWYTKALRFPKKVQQRLVMLSTLAEFEQLIAPFSGGRAPDGWTEYDAQQAHIAVPAGPIAHW, via the coding sequence ATGACGAACGCGACCGCTGAACTCCCGCCGCCGCCACCCTTTTACCGCGAGCCCCTCTCCGTAGGGAGCGTGGCGCTCGCGTCGCGGTTCAACCTCGCGCCGCTCGCGGGCTACACGAACCTGCCGTTCCGGCTGTCGGTGCGCGAGCTGGGCGGCGTCGGGCTGTGTACCACCGACCTCATCAACGCCCGCGCGATCGTGGACGGCATCCAGAAGACGATGCTGCTGCTCGCGCACGACCACGCCGAGCGCCCGCTGTTCGTCCAGATCTTCGGGTCGAAGCCGCACGAGATGGCCGGCGCCGCGAAGTGGCTCGTCGAGAACCGCATCGCCGACGGCATCGACATCAACATGGGGTGCCCGGTCCGGAAGGTCGTCAAGACCGGCGGCGGGTCTTCGCTCATGTGCGACACCACGGGCGCGACGGTCGGCCTCGTGAGCCAGGTCGTGGAAGCCGTGAGGCCGGTGCCGGTCAGCGTGAAGATGCGGCTGGGGTGGGACGATGACAACCTGAGCGCGCCGTACTTCGCTCGCGAGTTCGAGAAGGCGGGCGTGGCGGCGCTCACGATCCACGGGCGGACCCGCGAGCAGGGGTTCGCGGGCGGCGTGAACCACGAGGGCATCCGCCGCGTGGTCGAGGCGGTCGAGAAGATCCCCGTGTTCGGGAACGGCGACGTGCGCTCGGTTCAGGACGCGGCCCGGATGATCACCGAAACCGGGTGCCACGGGATCGCGATCGGCCGCGGCGCCCTCGCCAACCCCTGGGTGTTCCGACAGTTCGACGCCTGGGTGCGCACCGGAGACCCGGGGCCGCGCGCCACCTACGCCGAACGGCTCGCGTTCATGCGGTTGCACCTGAAGCGGCTCGTGGACTGGCGCGGCAGCGAGCGGAACGGGTGCGTCCACTTCCGCAAGGTCGCGACGTGGTACACGAAGGCGCTGCGGTTCCCCAAAAAGGTGCAGCAGCGGCTCGTGATGCTCTCGACGCTCGCCGAGTTCGAGCAGTTGATCGCCCCGTTCTCCGGCGGGCGCGCACCCGACGGCTGGACCGAGTACGACGCGCAGCAGGCGCACATCGCGGTTCCCGCCGGACCGATCGCACACTGGTAA
- a CDS encoding transaldolase family protein, translated as MTPLQSLAATGTKLWLDSVDPELIKLNRSQGATGATSNPIIISDLLKTGRFDAHMKTFFDAGRDDEAVAWAMTDKLVKDAQDVFLDVWTATKGDDGWVSFELDPLLEDHAQTRNTEERSAEYIRLGKEWAAGHKNRMIKVPATPGGLGAIEELVAAGICPNITLIFSERQYLLARDAVARGAARRSDKENVKSVYSIFVSRVDVYTEKQVPNLIPAAQGQVGIVNAKRIYKMNKEFWAGKGFPRKQEMIFASTGTKKMADGTTPPAWKYVEALAGDDIETNPPQTNEDVQKSGRTFTKQVEQLPPAEVLADIDAKVDMKKLEETLMSEGLAKFAEPHKALIALIAKKRAELK; from the coding sequence ATGACCCCGTTGCAATCGCTGGCGGCCACCGGCACGAAACTGTGGCTCGATTCCGTGGACCCGGAACTCATCAAGCTGAACCGGTCCCAAGGCGCCACCGGCGCCACCTCGAACCCGATCATCATCTCGGACCTGCTGAAGACCGGGCGGTTCGACGCCCACATGAAGACGTTCTTCGACGCCGGCCGTGACGACGAGGCGGTCGCGTGGGCCATGACCGACAAACTCGTCAAGGACGCGCAAGACGTGTTCCTCGACGTGTGGACCGCGACCAAGGGCGACGACGGGTGGGTGAGCTTCGAACTCGACCCGCTCCTGGAAGACCACGCCCAAACGCGCAACACCGAGGAGCGGTCCGCCGAGTACATTCGGCTGGGTAAGGAGTGGGCCGCCGGTCACAAGAACCGCATGATCAAGGTGCCGGCCACCCCGGGCGGCCTCGGCGCGATTGAAGAACTGGTCGCCGCGGGCATTTGCCCCAACATCACGCTCATCTTCTCCGAGCGGCAGTACCTGCTGGCCCGCGACGCGGTGGCCCGCGGCGCCGCCCGCCGCTCTGATAAGGAGAACGTAAAGAGCGTGTACAGCATCTTCGTGAGCCGCGTGGACGTGTACACGGAGAAGCAGGTTCCGAACCTGATCCCGGCCGCGCAGGGGCAGGTCGGCATCGTGAACGCCAAGCGCATCTACAAGATGAACAAGGAGTTCTGGGCCGGTAAGGGGTTCCCGCGCAAGCAGGAGATGATCTTCGCGAGCACCGGCACCAAGAAGATGGCCGACGGCACCACGCCGCCCGCGTGGAAGTACGTTGAGGCGCTGGCGGGCGACGACATCGAGACCAACCCGCCGCAAACCAACGAGGACGTGCAGAAGAGCGGCCGGACGTTCACCAAGCAGGTCGAGCAGCTCCCGCCCGCCGAAGTGCTGGCGGACATCGACGCGAAGGTGGACATGAAGAAGCTGGAAGAGACGCTGATGAGCGAGGGGCTGGCGAAGTTCGCCGAGCCGCACAAGGCCCTGATCGCACTGATCGCCAAGAAACGCGCCGAACTGAAGTAA
- a CDS encoding RNA ligase has translation MNLRLDHLLDDLRANAADILKAIDADPLLSKRQSGELVLANASGALFTPQTAHQLFAKGLVYRRDPFELVSLPLVKIYNLGEKNVSAADLAGIAAGPGNARLHFLHKLDGTLIQRFQHRGRVYFTTRGMIEGGPCYGTQDEDAPARTRNFDFLGTARRLAARKYPALVEPRPEFENLTLVFEFIHPETRVITNYGDREDLVLHACFDKVDYRYRTFAELKELAAAHALAHVEEFAPAGHTLGEQIESLLASIAGTDQEGTVITIEHDHRVVYRVKVKGPDYLRVLKLVVTCTYDRTVEMFDAHPDWTGWADLETHLRSLGREQVPEEVLGFYREHYDTFAAYLANCEQLRVWAAKVGAEVRRAAETEAGTGNDRLLRKCFAARAVAFPNRALLFTAFDGRLDLKAVREFARTPDEARAALARV, from the coding sequence ATGAACCTCCGCCTCGACCACCTGCTCGACGACCTGCGCGCCAACGCGGCCGACATCCTCAAAGCCATCGACGCCGACCCGCTGTTGTCGAAGCGGCAATCGGGGGAGTTGGTGCTCGCGAACGCGAGCGGCGCGCTGTTCACCCCGCAAACCGCGCACCAACTGTTCGCCAAGGGGCTCGTGTACCGGCGCGACCCGTTCGAGTTGGTGTCGCTGCCGCTGGTCAAGATTTATAACCTCGGCGAGAAGAACGTTTCCGCCGCCGACCTCGCCGGCATCGCGGCGGGTCCGGGGAACGCGCGGCTCCACTTTCTCCACAAGCTCGACGGCACGCTGATCCAGCGGTTCCAGCACCGGGGCCGCGTGTACTTTACCACCCGCGGCATGATCGAGGGGGGGCCGTGCTACGGCACGCAGGACGAGGACGCGCCCGCGCGCACCCGCAACTTCGATTTTCTCGGCACCGCCCGCCGGTTGGCGGCGCGCAAGTACCCGGCGCTTGTGGAGCCGCGGCCGGAGTTCGAGAACCTCACACTGGTGTTCGAGTTCATTCACCCCGAAACGCGGGTCATCACCAACTACGGCGACCGCGAGGACCTCGTGCTCCACGCGTGCTTCGACAAAGTCGACTACCGCTACCGCACGTTCGCGGAACTCAAGGAACTGGCCGCGGCGCACGCCCTCGCGCACGTGGAAGAGTTCGCGCCGGCGGGCCACACCCTCGGGGAGCAAATCGAGAGCCTGCTGGCTTCGATCGCGGGCACCGACCAGGAAGGGACCGTTATCACCATCGAGCACGACCACCGGGTCGTGTACCGTGTGAAGGTCAAGGGGCCGGACTACCTGCGCGTGCTCAAACTGGTGGTCACCTGTACCTACGACCGGACGGTCGAGATGTTCGACGCGCACCCGGACTGGACCGGCTGGGCGGACCTGGAAACGCACCTGCGGTCGCTCGGCCGCGAGCAGGTTCCGGAAGAGGTGCTGGGCTTCTACCGCGAGCACTACGACACCTTCGCGGCGTACCTCGCGAACTGCGAGCAACTCCGTGTCTGGGCCGCAAAGGTGGGCGCCGAGGTGCGTCGCGCTGCCGAAACCGAGGCCGGAACCGGCAACGACCGGCTGCTACGAAAGTGCTTCGCGGCGCGGGCGGTCGCGTTCCCGAACAGGGCGCTACTGTTCACCGCGTTCGACGGGCGCCTGGACCTGAAGGCCGTTCGCGAGTTCGCCCGCACCCCCGACGAGGCCCGCGCGGCCCTCGCGCGCGTTTGA
- a CDS encoding S66 peptidase family protein translates to MTRISRLLLPALVLAALTGSTALPLEPATPASAAQPPAWTRPAALRPGDTIAFVAPAGPADAEKVAKAKERFEKMGFKVSVPPSLTTRKNRYLAGTDEERAAELNAAFKDKGSQAVFAVKGGYGLTRILHLIDYEAIRNNPKVVLGFSDLTGLHLAIAKKCRLVTFHGPMPQYGLYRDDAGFGYSSDVFWRTVSADKYPKGDSGYTVPLPTDGPKPRKLVGGKAKGRLVGGNLTLIGATMGTPYEIEADGNILFLEDTGEKAYRIDRVLSQLRLSGHLDRFAGVILGTFDGADEVELDAVFRDYFAGRKVPVVTNFPVGHTPFNATLPHGGLVELDADAGTVKVLEAPVTLGARKP, encoded by the coding sequence GTGACCCGCATATCCCGTCTGCTTCTTCCCGCACTCGTACTTGCTGCGCTAACCGGTTCGACCGCGCTACCGCTCGAACCGGCAACGCCGGCTTCGGCCGCGCAACCGCCCGCGTGGACGCGCCCGGCTGCGCTCCGTCCCGGCGACACGATCGCGTTCGTCGCCCCGGCCGGTCCGGCGGACGCCGAGAAAGTTGCCAAGGCGAAAGAGCGGTTCGAGAAGATGGGGTTCAAGGTGAGCGTGCCACCGTCACTGACGACCCGCAAGAATCGGTATCTGGCCGGGACCGATGAGGAGCGCGCGGCCGAACTCAACGCCGCGTTCAAGGACAAGGGATCGCAGGCCGTCTTCGCGGTCAAAGGAGGCTACGGGCTGACTCGCATCCTCCACCTCATCGACTACGAGGCGATCCGTAATAACCCCAAAGTCGTCCTCGGCTTCTCCGACCTCACCGGGCTGCACCTCGCCATCGCCAAGAAGTGCCGACTGGTGACGTTTCACGGCCCGATGCCGCAGTACGGTCTGTACCGCGACGATGCCGGGTTCGGTTACTCCTCGGATGTGTTTTGGCGGACGGTGAGCGCGGACAAATACCCGAAGGGCGACAGCGGGTATACGGTCCCGCTTCCGACGGACGGACCGAAGCCGCGCAAGCTGGTGGGCGGGAAAGCGAAAGGACGGTTGGTGGGCGGGAACCTGACGCTAATCGGCGCGACAATGGGGACGCCTTACGAGATCGAGGCCGACGGTAACATCCTGTTTCTGGAAGACACCGGCGAGAAGGCGTATCGGATCGACCGGGTGCTTTCGCAACTGCGCCTCTCCGGCCACCTGGACCGGTTCGCCGGGGTCATCCTGGGCACGTTCGACGGTGCCGACGAGGTCGAGTTGGATGCGGTCTTCCGTGACTACTTCGCCGGGCGCAAGGTGCCGGTCGTCACCAACTTCCCGGTCGGACACACGCCGTTCAACGCCACCCTGCCCCACGGCGGGCTCGTCGAGTTGGACGCCGACGCCGGAACCGTGAAGGTGCTCGAAGCGCCCGTCACGCTCGGCGCCCGGAAGCCGTGA
- a CDS encoding cupin domain-containing protein — MTNGNLLAALPATRPPAEAFEVLVERAGWKVERIVSWGHVTAPGEWFDQTTDEFVALLSGAARLQVEGEPAPRELAPGDWVFLPARIRHRVEWTDEGKPTVWLAIHAVP, encoded by the coding sequence ATGACCAACGGTAACCTTCTCGCGGCTCTCCCCGCCACCCGGCCCCCTGCGGAGGCGTTCGAGGTACTCGTTGAACGCGCCGGCTGGAAGGTGGAACGAATCGTGTCGTGGGGGCACGTCACCGCACCCGGCGAGTGGTTCGACCAGACGACCGACGAGTTCGTCGCGCTTCTCAGCGGCGCGGCCCGGTTGCAGGTTGAGGGTGAGCCCGCCCCTCGCGAACTCGCACCGGGCGATTGGGTGTTTCTCCCCGCCCGAATTCGGCACCGTGTTGAGTGGACTGACGAGGGCAAACCGACCGTTTGGCTCGCAATCCACGCCGTGCCGTAA
- a CDS encoding IS3 family transposase (programmed frameshift), with amino-acid sequence MAGKRKSHSAAFKAQVALAALKGDKTINELASQHGVHPTLIHGWKKQLLTGAEAVFASGAKGTGPPEDKTTELYEQIGRLKVELDWVKKKSAASAEAKRARIEAEHPELSVRRQCELIGLNRSTVYYEPTPESAENLTLMRLIDEQYTTCPFYGSRRLAAWLGTQGHEVNRKRVQRLLRIMGLEALYPKPKLSVGSGHKVYPYLLRGVAIDRVHQVWSTDITYIPMPTGFMYLAATMDWFSRYVVAWRLSNTLDGSFCQDMLEEALGRGKPEVFNTDQGVQFTAAAWVGRLERAGVAVSMDGRGRCLDNVFVERLWRSVKYEDVYLKGYESVPALESGLRAYFGFYNTERLHQSLDYRTPAQVYGVGATKAPTKQ; translated from the exons ATGGCGGGCAAGCGGAAGAGTCACTCGGCGGCGTTCAAGGCCCAGGTCGCGCTGGCGGCCCTCAAGGGCGACAAGACCATCAACGAACTGGCGAGTCAGCACGGCGTCCACCCGACCCTGATTCATGGGTGGAAGAAGCAGTTGCTCACCGGGGCCGAGGCCGTGTTCGCCTCGGGGGCGAAGGGCACCGGCCCCCCGGAAGACAAGACGACCGAGTTGTACGAGCAGATCGGCCGCCTCAAGGTGGAACTCGACTGGGTGAAAAAAAAATCGGCCGCC TCGGCTGAGGCCAAGCGTGCCCGGATCGAGGCCGAGCACCCGGAGCTGAGCGTCCGGCGCCAGTGCGAGCTGATCGGATTGAACCGCTCGACGGTGTACTACGAGCCGACCCCGGAGAGCGCGGAGAACCTGACGCTGATGCGGTTGATCGACGAGCAGTACACGACGTGCCCGTTCTACGGGAGCCGGCGCCTGGCCGCGTGGCTGGGCACCCAGGGCCACGAGGTGAACCGCAAGCGGGTGCAGCGGCTGTTGCGGATCATGGGGTTGGAGGCCCTGTACCCCAAGCCCAAGCTGTCGGTCGGGTCCGGGCACAAGGTGTACCCGTACCTGTTGCGGGGCGTGGCCATCGACCGGGTCCATCAGGTGTGGAGCACGGACATCACGTACATCCCGATGCCCACCGGGTTCATGTACCTGGCCGCAACGATGGACTGGTTCAGCCGGTACGTGGTGGCCTGGCGACTGTCCAACACGTTGGACGGGTCATTCTGCCAGGACATGCTGGAGGAGGCCTTGGGCCGGGGCAAGCCGGAGGTGTTCAACACGGACCAGGGAGTCCAGTTCACGGCCGCCGCGTGGGTCGGGCGATTGGAGCGGGCCGGGGTCGCGGTGAGCATGGACGGGCGGGGCCGGTGCCTGGACAACGTGTTCGTGGAGCGCCTGTGGCGGAGCGTCAAGTACGAGGACGTGTACCTCAAGGGTTACGAGTCGGTGCCGGCCCTGGAGAGTGGGCTCCGGGCGTACTTCGGGTTCTACAACACCGAGCGGTTACACCAGTCCCTGGACTACCGCACCCCGGCTCAGGTGTATGGCGTCGGAGCCACGAAGGCCCCGACGAAACAGTAG
- a CDS encoding reverse transcriptase family protein, translating into MSLFDWVFRRKRDADTPPAPPPAAPTAPASSDKAPSGNTTSGTPGANAPRSSEGSEDQYAANDFLPISRQEIVDAAKKHGRLLATAFQFGRQSIIPPVSDPRTEIIDRALVTHGLLTPEELNEIHRVGEEYEKVRPTEQGIAAAAGLAGTAAVQAYRAAKEAEKERKKREAELRKKVRAEAVWRRRTTDIIFLGRGVSGRLHLRLSDEGRLTELGLPVMHTPADVANALGLTVPRLRWLAFHTDVATRTHYVKFSVPKKSGGTRQLAAPHKSLKAAQHWILANVVNKLPVTEAAHGFVADRGIVTNANPHVCKAFVVNLDLSDFFPSIAFPRVRSAFERYGYSGCVATILALLCTECPRAAVTYAGTKYEAATGPRGLPQGAPTSPGLSNQVARKLDKRLLGVATKLGLTYTRYADDLTFSGDADAAAKIGWLLTKVRHIASEEGFAVNEKKTRVMRRSAAQMVTGVVVNDKPSVCRDELRRLRAILHRAKSEGLDAQNREKLPNFREWLRGKIAFVSMVRPDAGAKLKAQLDAVS; encoded by the coding sequence ATGAGCCTCTTCGACTGGGTGTTCCGCCGGAAGCGCGACGCGGACACCCCTCCGGCGCCACCCCCAGCCGCGCCGACTGCTCCCGCTTCTTCGGACAAAGCACCGTCGGGTAACACCACCTCGGGGACTCCGGGGGCGAATGCTCCTCGCTCGTCCGAGGGGAGCGAAGACCAGTACGCCGCGAACGACTTCCTGCCCATTTCGCGTCAGGAGATCGTCGACGCTGCCAAGAAGCACGGGCGCCTGCTCGCCACCGCGTTCCAGTTCGGGCGCCAGAGCATCATCCCGCCCGTCAGCGACCCGCGGACCGAGATCATCGACCGCGCGCTCGTTACGCACGGACTGCTCACGCCCGAAGAACTGAACGAGATCCACCGCGTCGGCGAGGAGTACGAGAAGGTCCGCCCGACCGAGCAGGGCATTGCGGCTGCAGCCGGACTGGCCGGCACCGCCGCCGTGCAAGCGTACCGGGCGGCCAAGGAGGCGGAGAAGGAGCGCAAGAAAAGAGAAGCGGAGCTGCGCAAGAAGGTGCGCGCCGAAGCCGTCTGGCGGCGCCGCACCACCGATATCATTTTTTTGGGGCGTGGTGTGTCGGGGCGGCTCCACCTGCGCTTGAGCGACGAGGGGCGCCTCACGGAACTCGGGTTGCCGGTGATGCACACGCCCGCTGATGTCGCGAACGCCCTCGGCCTCACCGTTCCGCGGCTCCGCTGGCTGGCGTTCCACACCGATGTGGCCACCCGCACGCACTACGTGAAGTTCTCGGTCCCGAAGAAGTCCGGCGGGACGCGCCAGCTCGCCGCGCCGCACAAGAGTTTGAAGGCCGCGCAGCACTGGATTCTGGCGAACGTCGTGAACAAGCTGCCGGTGACCGAGGCCGCGCACGGGTTCGTTGCCGATCGCGGGATCGTGACCAACGCAAACCCGCACGTTTGCAAGGCGTTCGTGGTGAACTTGGACCTGTCGGACTTCTTCCCCTCGATCGCGTTCCCGCGGGTGCGGAGCGCGTTCGAGCGGTACGGCTACTCGGGTTGTGTTGCCACCATTCTTGCGCTGCTCTGCACCGAGTGCCCGCGCGCCGCGGTAACCTATGCCGGAACCAAGTACGAGGCCGCGACCGGCCCGCGCGGGCTACCGCAGGGCGCGCCCACCAGCCCCGGGCTGTCGAACCAAGTCGCGCGCAAGCTCGACAAGCGGCTGCTCGGGGTCGCGACGAAGCTCGGCCTCACCTACACCCGCTACGCCGACGACCTCACCTTCTCCGGTGATGCGGACGCCGCTGCCAAGATCGGCTGGCTGCTTACGAAGGTGCGCCACATCGCCAGCGAGGAAGGGTTCGCCGTCAACGAGAAGAAGACCCGTGTGATGCGCCGCAGCGCGGCCCAGATGGTCACGGGTGTGGTGGTGAACGACAAGCCGTCCGTGTGCCGCGACGAGCTGCGCCGGTTGAGGGCGATTCTGCACCGCGCGAAGTCCGAAGGGCTGGACGCTCAGAACCGCGAAAAGCTGCCGAACTTCCGCGAGTGGCTGCGCGGGAAGATCGCGTTCGTGAGTATGGTCCGCCCGGACGCCGGCGCGAAGCTCAAGGCTCAACTCGACGCCGTGTCGTAA
- a CDS encoding arylsulfatase, with protein sequence MRYLSLLVLLVCAPAARATEKPNIVIVLTDDMGFSDLGCYGGEISTPNLDALAANGLRFTQFYNTARCCPTRASLLTGLYPHQAGVGHMVNDKGEKFPGYRGDLNKNCVTLAEAVKPAGYRAYAVGKWHVTPHTGPKAPNHNWPLQRGFDRYYGTIQGAGSFFDPASLTRDNTQISAFADPEYQPKTYYYTDAISDHAVRFVADHDKEHKDKPLLLYVAYTAAHWPMHALPEDIAKYKGKYGNGYDPVRKARFEKAAKLGLIDPKQGMAPGAGDWNAVADKNWEAAGMEVYAAMVDRMDAGVGKIVAELKRTGRFDNTLILYMQDNGGCAELQGRTGNKNHPNIDRPEKPTLPPLKADALLPSGSVPPQTRDGFPVRMGPKVMPGAADTYLAYGRGWANVSNTPFREYKHWVHEGGISTPLIASWPKGIAARGELRTQPGHLVDVMATCIELSGAPYPAAVGAQAITPLEGKSLVPAFANKPLAREAIYWEHEGNRAVRAGDWKLVAKGPGGKWELYNIKDDRTESSDLAAKQPDKLKELVAKWEAWAVRAKVVPWISTPEYKLSK encoded by the coding sequence ATGCGTTACCTCTCGCTGTTGGTTCTTCTCGTGTGCGCGCCGGCGGCGCGAGCGACCGAGAAACCGAACATCGTCATCGTCCTCACCGACGACATGGGGTTCTCGGATCTCGGTTGCTACGGCGGCGAGATCAGCACTCCGAATCTCGACGCGCTGGCTGCGAACGGGTTGAGGTTCACGCAGTTCTACAACACCGCGCGGTGCTGCCCGACGCGGGCGTCACTGCTCACCGGGCTGTACCCGCACCAGGCGGGCGTCGGTCACATGGTCAACGACAAGGGTGAGAAGTTCCCCGGCTATCGTGGAGACCTGAACAAGAACTGCGTCACGCTTGCGGAAGCGGTGAAGCCGGCCGGATACCGCGCGTACGCGGTCGGCAAGTGGCACGTCACGCCCCACACCGGTCCGAAGGCGCCGAACCACAACTGGCCGCTTCAGCGCGGGTTCGACCGGTACTACGGCACCATCCAGGGCGCCGGGAGCTTCTTCGATCCGGCCTCGCTCACCCGCGACAACACACAGATTTCGGCGTTCGCGGATCCGGAGTATCAGCCGAAGACCTACTACTACACCGACGCCATCTCCGACCACGCGGTGCGCTTCGTCGCCGATCACGATAAGGAGCACAAGGACAAACCGCTGCTACTGTACGTCGCCTACACCGCGGCGCACTGGCCGATGCACGCGCTCCCGGAAGACATCGCGAAGTACAAGGGGAAGTACGGGAACGGGTACGATCCCGTGCGAAAGGCTCGGTTCGAGAAAGCCGCGAAGCTGGGCCTCATCGACCCCAAGCAGGGGATGGCGCCCGGCGCCGGCGACTGGAACGCAGTCGCGGATAAGAACTGGGAGGCCGCCGGGATGGAGGTGTACGCGGCGATGGTGGACCGGATGGACGCGGGCGTTGGGAAGATCGTCGCCGAACTGAAACGCACCGGGCGGTTCGACAACACGCTGATCCTGTACATGCAGGACAACGGCGGGTGCGCCGAACTTCAGGGGCGCACGGGGAACAAAAACCACCCGAACATCGACCGCCCGGAGAAGCCGACCCTCCCGCCGCTGAAGGCCGACGCCCTCTTGCCATCGGGGAGCGTGCCGCCGCAGACCCGTGACGGGTTTCCGGTGCGCATGGGGCCGAAGGTGATGCCCGGGGCCGCGGACACGTACCTCGCCTACGGCCGCGGGTGGGCCAACGTGTCGAATACCCCGTTCCGCGAATACAAGCACTGGGTCCACGAGGGCGGCATCAGCACCCCGCTCATCGCGTCGTGGCCGAAGGGCATTGCCGCGAGGGGCGAGTTGCGCACCCAGCCCGGGCACCTCGTGGACGTGATGGCGACCTGCATCGAACTGAGCGGCGCGCCGTACCCGGCTGCGGTCGGCGCGCAGGCGATTACACCGCTCGAGGGCAAGAGCCTCGTTCCGGCGTTCGCGAACAAACCGCTCGCGCGCGAGGCGATCTACTGGGAACACGAGGGCAACCGGGCGGTGCGCGCCGGGGACTGGAAGCTGGTCGCGAAGGGGCCGGGCGGGAAATGGGAACTGTACAACATCAAGGACGACCGCACCGAGTCGAGCGACCTCGCCGCAAAGCAACCCGACAAGTTAAAGGAACTCGTCGCGAAGTGGGAGGCGTGGGCCGTTCGCGCGAAGGTCGTCCCGTGGATCTCGACGCCAGAATACAAACTGAGCAAGTGA